The genomic segment CCCCAGGAACGAAGTTCTCCGAGCGCAACGCGGCGGCGAACAGAGGCGCCGGGGTCGCAGAGGGCGGCGACGCATTCGACTCCATGTTCAAGTCCGAGGTGTTCGGTGCGTATGGCCGAGTCTACAACCGCACGCCGAGCCACCCGTCGTGGCTTCCTACGGACGAACAGGCGGAAGTCCTCATCCCCGACCGCGTTGCTCGCGAAGACATCCTTGGGGTCGCCGTCGCGGACGAGTCCCAGGCCAAGCGAGAGATCTCGCGGTTGAAGTTGGCGCGAGCCGTCATCCCGCCGATCGTTGTCGCCGCCGACTTCTTCAGGCCCGGTTGGCTTAGCTCCCAGCTCCGTGGTGGCACGGTCCCGCTTGAGACGCTGTTTCACCCTGGAGGTCCGCTATGACCAGCGGCAAGGAACTGCGGCCGCCGGTCGCCAGAACCCGCGTCGAAGGGGCATTCACCGCCCTAGCCGCAGGTGATGCACTCGGCTGGCCCCAAGAGTTCATCAACCGGAAGCACCGCGTGCAGCCTACGACCTCGTTCCGTGACTGGGAGCGGCGCGGAGGCGGACGGTTTTACCCGCACACTGA from the Polyangiaceae bacterium genome contains:
- a CDS encoding DarT ssDNA thymidine ADP-ribosyltransferase family protein: MTTLMRGKVATRQITRLCHFTPSRNLLHIASDPNGILATARLQADEKAVFNATDVQRYDGFPDHVCCSIQYPNAWYFRTARNNENLFADWVVLLIKPDHLWAPGTKFSERNAAANRGAGVAEGGDAFDSMFKSEVFGAYGRVYNRTPSHPSWLPTDEQAEVLIPDRVAREDILGVAVADESQAKREISRLKLARAVIPPIVVAADFFRPGWLSSQLRGGTVPLETLFHPGGPL